A single region of the Anaerostipes rhamnosivorans genome encodes:
- a CDS encoding PTS sugar transporter subunit IIA, which translates to MDIKSVLDERVIDLHMNAGDKKEAILYLAEKLKSAGYIADVDEYVADIYVREAQGQTGIGNFVAIPHGKSSSVTQVGIAIGKLDQEIQWETLDGKGVKLIFLFAVGNDNENAKTHLRLLAEVARTLGNDEAVNTLLEAESVEDLKKVFS; encoded by the coding sequence ATGGATATTAAAAGTGTGTTGGATGAGAGAGTCATTGACCTGCATATGAACGCAGGGGATAAAAAAGAGGCAATCTTATATCTGGCAGAAAAACTAAAGTCGGCGGGATATATCGCAGATGTGGATGAGTATGTGGCGGATATTTATGTGAGGGAAGCTCAAGGACAGACCGGGATCGGAAACTTTGTAGCCATTCCTCATGGAAAAAGTAGTTCGGTCACGCAGGTGGGGATTGCCATCGGAAAGCTGGACCAGGAGATCCAGTGGGAGACTTTAGACGGAAAAGGGGTAAAACTCATTTTTTTGTTTGCGGTGGGAAATGACAATGAGAACGCCAAGACCCATTTAAGACTTCTGGCGGAAGTTGCCAGGACTCTGGGGAACGATGAGGCTGTGAACACACTGCTTGAGGCAGAAAGTGTGGAAGATTTAAAGAAAGTATTTTCATAA
- a CDS encoding PTS fructose transporter subunit IIB, whose protein sequence is MKIVGIAACTSGIAHTYIAKEKIVRAAQELGFEAHIETQGTIGTEDEVTLEQIREADVALIAADIKVGGKERFKGLPIVEVPTEAVIKAPKKLLLTIQGKVMKN, encoded by the coding sequence ATGAAGATTGTAGGAATTGCAGCTTGTACATCAGGAATCGCCCATACATATATTGCAAAAGAAAAAATTGTAAGGGCAGCGCAGGAACTTGGATTTGAGGCGCATATTGAAACACAGGGGACCATAGGGACGGAAGATGAGGTGACACTGGAACAGATCAGGGAAGCTGATGTGGCGCTGATCGCGGCGGACATCAAAGTCGGCGGAAAAGAACGCTTCAAGGGCCTGCCTATCGTGGAGGTTCCGACAGAGGCAGTGATCAAAGCCCCGAAGAAACTGTTGCTGACCATCCAGGGAAAAGTTATGAAAAATTAG
- a CDS encoding PTS fructose transporter subunit IIC, which yields MLKKLQLKKHAMTAISYMLPLVVASGLLIAIGNLTGGSVIEDYAKSFSVPSALTSLGVLGMGLLAPVISAAIAYSIADRPGIAPGLLIGCIAKEIGAGFLGGMLGGYIVGFFVLWLKDKLKVPKWAEGLMPMMIVPTIASIVVGLLMFFVIGVPIVWLTNALTEFLTSMQGSAKFVFGAIMGGMAAFDFGGPVNKVASLFADGLLLEGVQGPEAVKILASMVPPFGVTLSYAASKFMKKQKYNKEEEDNIKIAFPMGICMITEGVIPIAMNDLVRVVFSCTVGAAIGGGLSMMWGVESPVPSGGMFIVPAMNKPLQFCLALAIGSVITGILLFILKKKPVENQADTEEEEDIDFSDIKIS from the coding sequence ATGCTAAAAAAATTACAGTTAAAAAAACATGCCATGACCGCCATTTCTTACATGCTGCCGTTGGTTGTGGCTTCTGGTCTGCTGATCGCCATTGGAAATCTCACCGGCGGTTCTGTCATTGAAGATTATGCAAAATCATTTTCTGTGCCGTCCGCCTTAACCAGCCTCGGAGTGCTGGGGATGGGGCTGCTTGCGCCGGTGATTTCTGCGGCGATTGCTTACTCGATTGCGGACAGGCCGGGAATTGCCCCAGGTCTGCTGATCGGCTGTATCGCCAAAGAAATCGGGGCCGGATTTTTAGGAGGCATGCTGGGAGGCTATATTGTTGGATTCTTTGTACTCTGGCTGAAGGATAAGCTGAAAGTCCCGAAATGGGCGGAGGGCCTGATGCCGATGATGATCGTTCCGACCATTGCGTCGATTGTGGTTGGGCTCTTAATGTTTTTTGTCATTGGAGTGCCGATCGTATGGCTGACCAACGCATTGACAGAATTCCTGACAAGTATGCAGGGCAGCGCCAAATTTGTATTTGGTGCCATCATGGGAGGAATGGCGGCCTTTGACTTTGGAGGCCCCGTCAACAAAGTTGCCTCGCTGTTTGCGGACGGCTTGCTGCTGGAAGGTGTCCAGGGGCCGGAGGCAGTGAAGATCCTGGCATCTATGGTGCCCCCATTCGGAGTGACTCTCTCATATGCGGCGTCAAAATTTATGAAGAAGCAGAAGTATAATAAAGAGGAAGAAGATAATATTAAGATCGCATTCCCGATGGGCATCTGTATGATCACGGAAGGGGTCATCCCAATCGCCATGAACGATTTGGTACGTGTGGTATTCTCCTGTACAGTGGGAGCTGCCATCGGCGGTGGCCTATCTATGATGTGGGGTGTGGAATCACCGGTGCCATCCGGAGGCATGTTTATTGTTCCGGCCATGAATAAGCCGCTGCAGTTCTGTCTGGCGCTGGCTATCGGTTCCGTAATCACGGGAATCCTTCTGTTCATACTGAAAAAGAAACCTGTGGAAAACCAGGCCGACACGGAGGAAGAGGAAGATATTGATTTCTCAGATATTAAAATTTCATAA
- a CDS encoding class II fructose-bisphosphate aldolase has product MYVSMKGMLSRANEENYAVMAINCFNIETARAVIEAAQSLRAPVIVNIVQEHMVKHCDSSLIAPIVKKLAQRASVEVALNFDHGEDPGLLKKALVDGYSSVMVDASAYDLEGNIKMTKEIVDFASQFDASVEGEIGCMGVSEGDHYTDDDMKTDPDEALRFARETGIDALAISFGSSHGNYPEGFVPAFDFEILKNIKEKTKMPLVLHGGSGSGDDNIRKCVEYGINKINVGCDFMNANVESIKRQLDKDPDINYWVMMHQAEKDSRELVKKYIKLSKSEGKSL; this is encoded by the coding sequence ATGTATGTATCCATGAAGGGAATGCTGAGCCGTGCCAATGAAGAAAACTATGCAGTCATGGCGATCAATTGCTTTAATATAGAAACAGCCAGAGCAGTCATTGAGGCAGCCCAGTCTTTAAGGGCCCCTGTCATTGTGAATATTGTTCAGGAGCATATGGTAAAACACTGCGACAGCAGTCTGATCGCTCCTATAGTAAAAAAACTGGCCCAGAGAGCCAGCGTGGAGGTGGCGTTGAATTTCGACCATGGTGAGGACCCTGGTTTATTAAAGAAAGCTCTGGTTGACGGTTATTCCAGTGTGATGGTAGATGCTTCTGCCTATGACCTGGAAGGCAACATCAAGATGACCAAAGAGATCGTGGACTTTGCAAGCCAATTTGACGCCAGCGTGGAAGGGGAGATCGGCTGTATGGGAGTCAGTGAAGGAGACCATTATACAGATGATGATATGAAGACAGATCCGGACGAAGCGCTGCGTTTTGCCAGAGAGACCGGAATCGACGCACTGGCAATCTCTTTCGGGAGCTCCCATGGGAATTATCCGGAAGGATTTGTACCCGCATTTGATTTTGAAATACTGAAGAACATTAAAGAAAAGACAAAAATGCCTCTTGTTCTTCACGGAGGAAGCGGATCCGGGGATGATAATATCCGTAAATGCGTGGAATATGGGATCAATAAAATAAACGTGGGATGTGATTTTATGAATGCCAATGTGGAAAGCATCAAAAGACAGCTGGACAAAGATCCGGATATTAATTATTGGGTCATGATGCACCAGGCAGAAAAGGACAGTCGTGAGCTTGTAAAAAAGTACATTAAATTGTCAAAGTCTGAAGGAAAATCATTATAA
- a CDS encoding ketose-bisphosphate aldolase: MLMNMKDLLKVADEKGFAVPAFNIGSDQLLKAVMQEVKELRSPVILEMSPDEFHFVEDSLVQSMIYEASKTDVPVVIHLDHGDTFETVMQAIRAGFTSVMIDASTLPYEENVAVTKKVCEVAHLVGVSVESELGTIGTTGNSIEGGTTGVIYTDPEQANDFVKQTGIDTLAVAIGTAHGIYPSDRKPELRLDILQTLKDSLDIPLVLHGGSSNKDEEIAKAVKIGISKINISSDIKAAFYAKCREVLKEHPEYREPLEIYPEPIKACKAVVADKIVLFDSRDKVKYYYG, encoded by the coding sequence ATGTTGATGAATATGAAAGATTTGCTGAAGGTAGCAGATGAAAAAGGGTTTGCAGTGCCTGCATTTAATATCGGAAGCGACCAGCTGTTAAAAGCGGTCATGCAGGAAGTAAAAGAGTTAAGGAGTCCCGTGATCCTGGAAATGTCTCCCGATGAGTTTCATTTTGTGGAGGACAGTCTGGTTCAAAGTATGATCTACGAAGCATCTAAAACTGATGTGCCGGTGGTTATTCACCTGGACCATGGAGACACATTTGAGACAGTCATGCAGGCCATTCGGGCAGGGTTCACTTCTGTTATGATCGACGCATCAACGCTTCCATATGAAGAGAACGTTGCGGTTACAAAAAAGGTATGTGAGGTGGCTCATCTGGTGGGAGTTTCTGTGGAGAGCGAATTAGGAACCATCGGAACCACAGGGAATTCAATTGAGGGCGGCACCACCGGTGTCATCTATACGGATCCTGAACAGGCAAATGATTTTGTGAAGCAGACGGGCATTGATACCCTGGCGGTGGCAATCGGAACGGCTCATGGAATTTATCCGAGTGATAGGAAACCGGAACTCCGGCTGGATATTTTGCAGACATTAAAGGATTCATTAGATATCCCTCTCGTGCTGCATGGGGGATCCAGCAATAAGGATGAAGAGATTGCAAAAGCAGTGAAGATCGGAATCTCTAAGATCAACATTTCCAGTGACATCAAAGCAGCCTTTTATGCAAAATGCCGGGAGGTCTTAAAGGAGCATCCAGAATACAGGGAACCATTGGAGATTTATCCAGAGCCGATCAAAGCCTGCAAGGCAGTGGTGGCGGATAAAATAGTACTTTTTGATTCCAGGGATAAAGTAAAATATTATTATGGGTAA
- a CDS encoding ROK family protein — MRYAVGIDVGGTNTRVALIDEHFHIIQREQFLTDKEEAGETICGIKNIIRGFQVKVEGISISCPGPLDLMAGIVLTPPNLPGWHNLPIEKRLQEALGVPVYLENDANLACLAEAAAGAGKDSRYVQFLTVSTGIGAGFCIDRKIYHGSRGFAQEVANSVLWRNGPFQGDLKKGSVESISSGTAIVKRAKEAGLSVKHAGEVYQLAEKGNTAAKEIMEDAYEFLSNFIGILYGVLDPDLFILGGSVALKIPGFIEEIQSRAEEKVYTALRDHIHVVPAQLGEDCGLIGAAYLVFHTP, encoded by the coding sequence ATGAGATATGCAGTTGGCATTGATGTGGGTGGAACGAATACAAGGGTGGCTTTGATCGATGAACACTTTCATATTATACAGAGAGAACAATTTCTGACGGACAAAGAGGAGGCTGGGGAAACGATTTGCGGAATAAAGAACATCATTCGTGGCTTTCAGGTAAAAGTGGAGGGCATCAGCATCTCCTGCCCGGGGCCATTGGACTTGATGGCAGGTATTGTATTGACCCCGCCCAATCTTCCGGGCTGGCATAATTTGCCCATAGAAAAGAGACTTCAAGAAGCTCTGGGAGTTCCGGTATACCTGGAAAATGACGCAAATCTGGCGTGCTTGGCGGAAGCGGCAGCAGGTGCGGGTAAGGATAGCAGATATGTTCAGTTCTTGACGGTCTCTACCGGAATTGGGGCAGGATTTTGTATAGACCGGAAGATCTATCATGGTTCCAGGGGATTTGCGCAGGAGGTGGCCAATTCCGTTTTGTGGAGGAACGGTCCGTTCCAGGGAGATCTGAAAAAAGGATCTGTGGAATCCATCTCCAGTGGGACTGCCATTGTCAAGAGAGCAAAGGAAGCCGGACTTTCTGTAAAGCATGCCGGTGAGGTTTATCAGCTTGCAGAAAAAGGGAACACAGCGGCAAAGGAGATTATGGAGGATGCATATGAATTCCTTTCAAATTTTATTGGTATCTTATATGGGGTTCTGGATCCCGATTTGTTTATACTTGGCGGAAGCGTTGCCTTAAAGATTCCTGGATTTATTGAAGAAATTCAGAGTAGGGCAGAGGAAAAGGTATACACAGCATTGAGAGATCATATTCATGTTGTACCAGCGCAGCTTGGGGAAGACTGTGGTCTGATTGGCGCGGCGTATCTGGTATTTCACACACCGTAA
- a CDS encoding ribokinase: MKVLNYGSLNYDFVYQVDHITEPGETQASDKRETFCGGKGLNQSIALAKAGVKVFQGGTVGSDGQMLLDVLNEYGVDTAFVRTVDGETGHAVIQVDRNAQNGILLFGGANMRQSKTEMDKALEQFRPEDFLLIQNEINLLDYLIDRAFERGLRIVCNPSPYNNALDCCDFSKISIFMLNEVEGFQMTGKREPDKILNVMAEQFPAAEIVLTLGEEGAVYQKGTERIKQACVPTDVVDTTAAGDTFTGYFIAGIIDGMCPADNLKRCAKASSIAVSRKGAAPSIPFAEEV; this comes from the coding sequence ATGAAGGTGTTAAATTATGGCTCTTTAAACTATGATTTTGTATATCAGGTGGACCACATCACGGAGCCTGGAGAGACACAGGCGTCAGACAAAAGGGAGACGTTTTGCGGCGGCAAGGGGCTGAACCAGTCCATTGCACTTGCAAAAGCCGGGGTGAAGGTCTTTCAGGGCGGTACGGTTGGAAGTGACGGGCAGATGCTCCTCGATGTGCTGAATGAATACGGGGTGGATACTGCTTTTGTGCGCACGGTTGACGGAGAGACCGGACATGCAGTCATACAAGTGGACCGGAATGCGCAAAACGGAATACTGCTCTTTGGGGGAGCAAATATGAGGCAGTCTAAGACAGAAATGGATAAGGCGCTGGAGCAGTTTAGACCAGAAGATTTTCTATTGATTCAGAATGAGATCAATCTGTTGGATTATCTTATTGATAGAGCTTTTGAACGGGGGCTGCGAATTGTGTGTAATCCCTCACCTTATAATAACGCGCTGGACTGTTGTGACTTTTCTAAAATCTCTATTTTTATGCTTAATGAAGTTGAAGGTTTCCAGATGACAGGAAAGAGAGAGCCGGATAAAATACTGAATGTGATGGCAGAACAGTTTCCAGCAGCAGAGATCGTATTGACGCTGGGGGAGGAAGGCGCTGTGTATCAGAAAGGAACAGAGAGGATTAAACAGGCCTGTGTGCCGACAGATGTGGTAGATACCACTGCGGCAGGAGATACGTTTACCGGTTATTTCATTGCGGGTATCATTGACGGTATGTGTCCGGCGGATAATTTAAAAAGGTGTGCGAAAGCATCCTCCATTGCGGTATCCCGTAAGGGAGCGGCACCGTCCATTCCTTTTGCAGAAGAAGTTTGA
- the glmS gene encoding glutamine--fructose-6-phosphate transaminase (isomerizing), whose protein sequence is MCGIIGFTGKLEAADILVGGLTQLEYRGYDSAGIAVNEGGSTKIIKTAGKVSNLREKVDSSDDRSGTCGIGHTRWATHGGVTTTNAHPHVAGNITLIHNGIIENYKELAAALKAQGRTPVSETDTEVAALYLDSVYDGDPFAAMKKANEILDGAYGFCIMFKDHPGEIYCMRNSSPLVATSTDDGAFIASDMVALLQYSKDYFVVPEEHIVVMKEDGITLYDMDQNVVSPKMLHVDWDTTAAQKGGYDYFMQKEIYDQPEALTNTVMPRLHNGLADFSADGISDDLFKGINRVIVTACGTAMHAGLVGRHLIESMVRIPVTVELSSEFRYMDPILDEHTLVVIVSQSGETADSLAALRLANERGAKTLSIVNVKGSSIARESDQVLYTHAGPEIAVASTKAFSVQCAGFYLIALKLAELSGKFTEVELSEYCKKFEEAIATVSEVLEMDSYIKDIAEKIKDTFSAFFLGRSLDYAIASEGSLKLKEISYVNSEAYNAGELKHGTISLVTEGVPIIAIATQDHVLPKIMANVEEVKARGAHVIMVTDKDMSDYEGVYDDLIQVPAVDDRFGTFGVTVALQLLAYHVTVFRGNDVDQPRNLAKSVTVE, encoded by the coding sequence ATGTGTGGAATTATTGGATTTACAGGGAAACTCGAAGCAGCAGATATCTTAGTAGGGGGCCTTACACAGCTGGAATACCGCGGATACGACAGCGCCGGGATCGCAGTTAATGAAGGTGGGTCTACAAAGATTATCAAAACAGCGGGAAAGGTTTCTAACCTCCGTGAAAAGGTGGATTCTTCTGATGATCGCAGCGGAACATGCGGGATCGGCCATACACGCTGGGCTACCCACGGAGGTGTTACAACTACCAATGCCCATCCCCATGTAGCAGGAAATATCACTTTGATTCACAATGGGATCATCGAAAATTACAAAGAACTCGCTGCTGCCCTCAAGGCTCAGGGACGCACTCCGGTTTCTGAGACTGACACTGAGGTAGCCGCTTTATATCTGGACTCTGTATATGATGGAGACCCATTTGCAGCAATGAAGAAAGCAAATGAAATCCTTGACGGAGCTTACGGTTTCTGCATCATGTTCAAAGACCATCCAGGAGAGATCTACTGCATGCGCAATTCCAGCCCATTGGTAGCTACCTCCACAGATGACGGTGCTTTTATCGCTTCTGATATGGTAGCGTTGCTTCAGTATTCTAAAGACTACTTTGTTGTGCCGGAAGAACACATTGTCGTGATGAAAGAAGACGGCATTACACTTTATGATATGGATCAGAATGTCGTATCACCTAAAATGCTTCACGTTGACTGGGATACTACCGCTGCACAGAAGGGCGGATATGATTACTTTATGCAGAAAGAAATCTACGACCAGCCGGAAGCACTGACAAACACTGTTATGCCGAGACTTCACAACGGTCTTGCAGATTTCAGCGCTGACGGTATTTCTGATGACCTGTTTAAAGGCATCAACCGTGTCATCGTGACCGCATGTGGTACCGCAATGCACGCAGGATTAGTGGGCCGCCACTTGATTGAATCTATGGTGCGCATTCCTGTCACTGTGGAACTTTCTTCTGAGTTCCGTTACATGGATCCAATCCTGGATGAACATACGTTGGTTGTGATCGTTTCCCAGTCCGGAGAAACAGCCGATTCCCTTGCTGCCCTGCGTCTTGCCAATGAACGCGGTGCAAAAACCCTCTCCATCGTCAATGTCAAAGGATCCAGCATTGCAAGAGAAAGCGATCAGGTATTATATACACACGCAGGACCGGAAATTGCTGTTGCCAGCACAAAAGCATTCTCCGTACAGTGCGCAGGATTCTATCTGATTGCACTGAAACTGGCAGAACTGAGTGGTAAATTTACGGAGGTAGAATTATCAGAATATTGCAAAAAATTTGAAGAGGCCATCGCCACTGTGTCAGAAGTCCTGGAAATGGACAGCTACATCAAAGATATCGCAGAAAAGATCAAAGACACCTTCTCCGCGTTCTTCCTGGGCCGCAGCCTGGATTATGCCATCGCAAGCGAGGGATCCCTGAAATTAAAAGAGATCTCTTACGTTAACTCCGAGGCATATAATGCAGGAGAATTAAAACACGGAACCATCTCTCTTGTAACCGAGGGCGTTCCAATTATCGCGATTGCAACACAGGATCATGTGCTGCCAAAGATCATGGCAAATGTGGAAGAAGTCAAAGCCCGCGGAGCCCATGTCATCATGGTAACCGACAAAGATATGTCAGACTACGAAGGCGTATACGATGACCTGATCCAGGTACCTGCCGTAGATGATAGATTCGGAACCTTCGGAGTTACCGTGGCACTACAGCTTCTCGCATACCACGTGACCGTATTCAGAGGAAACGACGTAGATCAGCCACGAAACCTCGCCAAATCCGTAACAGTAGAATAG
- a CDS encoding LTA synthase family protein has translation MKSLVKNIVKQIGRWIEKVPVLCNIVLAFGMAFLLEVLGRQTFDQGVFGFVNDRTKMFLYSAFIIFVTYSVVLIVKRRLFTYIIVTLLWSVIGIVNFLMLSARNTPFTYVDVTLMKSVLPVMTNYYSPAAIVFMGALILIVLVLLVVGFLYLPKKQNLQYKRNILAVAIIFAGFGGATVYGFRSNMLTDRIGNIRIAYGDYGTPYCFSITALKNGIDKPSNYSKEKVDQIEERTEEAQAKKKGKVKKPNIIFVQLESHFDITQVKGVKFNQDPLPNFHKYMKGYSSGQLSMPSYGAGTANSEFEAITGMNLDHFGAAEYPYKTVLQSTTTESMATLLKEDGYTAHAIHNNSAAFYDRDLVFSQLGFDTFTSKECMNIKKWTENGWAKDSILTGCILNALDSTKGQDYIYTISVQGHGDYPKTEIIENPKIKVVSGVKDEALKNKYTYYANQVYQMDQFVGDLVNALKKRGEDTVLVMYGDHLPSLDVDDKDLTYGNKYETSYFIWDNIGLKKKDGVVQAYQLGSEILGKLNIKNGVMNSFHQTRKGTKNYQKDMKTLQYDMLYGKQYVWDQKNPFTASDIMFGIKKVNVTKAYETEDSTFIEGNNFTNFCQVYAADAKINTTFHNDHLLEVSKKDLKKGDTFTVKIVSKAPRVLQTSNEYVYQGLKQ, from the coding sequence ATGAAATCTTTGGTAAAGAATATAGTAAAACAGATCGGAAGGTGGATAGAGAAGGTACCGGTCCTGTGTAATATCGTGCTGGCTTTCGGCATGGCTTTTTTATTGGAGGTTCTCGGGCGCCAGACCTTTGACCAGGGAGTTTTCGGGTTTGTCAACGACAGGACCAAAATGTTTTTGTACAGTGCGTTTATCATTTTTGTAACTTATTCTGTGGTACTGATCGTGAAAAGAAGGCTGTTTACTTACATTATAGTGACGCTGCTTTGGTCTGTGATCGGTATTGTCAATTTCCTGATGCTCAGTGCGAGAAACACCCCATTCACCTATGTGGATGTAACTCTGATGAAGTCAGTTCTTCCGGTAATGACCAATTACTATTCGCCGGCAGCGATCGTTTTTATGGGGGCACTGATTTTAATTGTATTAGTCCTGCTTGTGGTTGGATTTTTATATCTTCCTAAAAAGCAGAATCTTCAATATAAAAGGAACATTCTCGCAGTCGCTATTATATTTGCCGGGTTCGGAGGCGCCACTGTCTATGGATTCAGGAGCAATATGCTCACGGACAGGATCGGCAATATCCGGATTGCCTACGGGGATTACGGAACACCTTACTGTTTCTCTATCACCGCATTAAAGAACGGGATAGATAAACCTTCCAATTATTCAAAAGAAAAGGTCGATCAGATCGAGGAAAGGACCGAGGAGGCACAGGCAAAGAAAAAGGGCAAAGTAAAAAAGCCGAATATTATTTTTGTGCAGCTGGAGTCCCACTTTGATATCACCCAGGTGAAAGGGGTCAAGTTCAACCAGGATCCCCTTCCGAACTTCCACAAGTATATGAAAGGATATTCTTCAGGGCAGCTTAGTATGCCGTCTTACGGCGCCGGAACTGCTAATTCAGAATTTGAGGCGATCACAGGAATGAACCTCGATCACTTCGGTGCGGCGGAATATCCTTACAAGACAGTGTTGCAGTCCACCACAACGGAGAGCATGGCTACCCTGTTAAAAGAGGACGGCTACACGGCACATGCTATCCATAACAACAGTGCCGCTTTTTATGACAGGGATTTAGTATTTTCACAGCTGGGATTTGACACGTTTACTTCAAAAGAATGCATGAATATTAAGAAGTGGACAGAAAACGGATGGGCAAAAGACAGCATTCTTACCGGATGTATCTTGAATGCTTTGGATTCAACAAAGGGACAGGACTATATCTATACAATTTCTGTGCAGGGACATGGAGATTATCCAAAAACAGAGATCATAGAGAATCCGAAGATCAAAGTTGTCAGCGGTGTAAAGGATGAAGCATTAAAGAATAAATATACTTACTACGCCAATCAGGTTTATCAGATGGACCAATTTGTGGGAGATCTGGTCAATGCACTAAAAAAGCGCGGTGAGGATACAGTTCTTGTAATGTATGGAGATCACCTTCCGAGTCTGGATGTGGATGACAAGGATCTGACTTATGGCAACAAATATGAGACGAGCTACTTCATTTGGGATAACATTGGATTAAAGAAAAAGGACGGTGTGGTTCAGGCTTATCAGCTGGGATCAGAGATCCTTGGAAAACTCAACATCAAAAACGGAGTCATGAACAGTTTCCACCAGACACGCAAAGGTACAAAGAATTATCAGAAAGATATGAAAACGCTTCAGTATGATATGCTGTATGGCAAGCAGTATGTCTGGGACCAGAAGAATCCGTTTACAGCCTCAGACATTATGTTTGGAATTAAAAAGGTCAATGTGACAAAGGCATACGAGACAGAAGACAGCACATTTATAGAAGGAAACAACTTCACGAACTTCTGCCAAGTCTATGCAGCGGATGCGAAGATCAATACAACATTCCACAATGATCACCTGCTGGAAGTATCCAAGAAAGATTTGAAGAAGGGTGATACCTTTACGGTGAAGATCGTGAGCAAGGCACCGAGAGTCCTGCAGACATCCAACGAATATGTCTATCAGGGTCTGAAACAATAA
- the tig gene encoding trigger factor: MGLQVEKLDNNMVKVTIEVEPDKLDAAIKKAYNKKKSEFSVPGFRKGKVPQNFIEKAYGVEIFYEDAANILIPEAYSESMKDSDLDIVSRPDIDVVQLEKGKPFIFTAVIAIKPEVTLGDYKGLEVEDKKIRVTKEEIEEQLKKEQEANAREITVEDRPIKDGDITLIDYSGSVDGEKFEGGTAEDQTLVIGSGTFIEGFEEQLIGKSIGDEAEINVTFPEQYHAPELAGKPAVFEVKIKGIKEKELPELDDEFASEVSEFETLEDYKKEIKKNIRAQKEEAAKTEKENALVDQAVENASMDIPDAMIEEQVQQMADEFAQRLSYQGLNMEQYLQYTGSDAQKFADELKPQALKRIQTRLVLEAIVAAEGIEASEEDFKKELEKMAGMYQMETEQLEKMVQGSQKEQMMDDIAVQKAVDFLISSSQAK, encoded by the coding sequence ATGGGATTACAAGTTGAAAAGTTAGACAATAATATGGTGAAAGTGACAATCGAAGTAGAACCTGATAAATTAGATGCAGCGATTAAAAAAGCTTATAATAAGAAGAAATCAGAGTTCAGCGTGCCGGGATTCAGAAAAGGAAAGGTACCTCAAAACTTCATTGAAAAAGCTTATGGAGTAGAAATTTTTTATGAAGACGCAGCGAATATCCTGATTCCGGAAGCATACAGTGAATCAATGAAAGATTCTGACTTAGATATCGTTTCCAGACCGGATATCGATGTGGTTCAGCTGGAAAAAGGAAAACCTTTCATCTTTACTGCAGTGATCGCGATCAAACCAGAAGTAACTCTGGGAGATTATAAAGGATTGGAAGTGGAAGACAAGAAGATCCGCGTAACAAAAGAAGAGATTGAGGAACAGCTCAAAAAGGAACAGGAAGCAAATGCCAGAGAGATCACAGTAGAAGACCGTCCGATCAAAGACGGCGACATTACCTTGATCGACTACTCAGGTTCTGTTGACGGTGAAAAATTCGAGGGAGGAACTGCAGAAGACCAGACTCTGGTTATTGGATCAGGAACTTTTATCGAAGGTTTTGAAGAACAGCTGATCGGCAAGAGCATCGGTGATGAAGCAGAGATCAATGTGACTTTCCCGGAACAGTACCATGCGCCTGAATTAGCAGGAAAACCGGCTGTTTTCGAGGTGAAGATTAAAGGAATCAAAGAGAAAGAACTTCCGGAATTAGACGATGAGTTTGCATCCGAGGTGTCTGAATTTGAGACCTTGGAAGATTACAAAAAAGAGATCAAAAAGAACATCAGAGCACAGAAAGAGGAAGCTGCCAAGACAGAAAAAGAAAACGCTTTAGTGGACCAGGCAGTAGAAAATGCATCTATGGACATCCCAGATGCCATGATCGAAGAGCAGGTACAGCAGATGGCAGATGAGTTTGCACAGAGACTCAGCTACCAGGGCCTTAACATGGAACAGTATCTTCAGTATACAGGAAGTGATGCCCAGAAGTTTGCAGATGAATTAAAACCTCAGGCATTAAAGAGAATTCAGACTCGTCTCGTATTAGAGGCGATCGTTGCAGCAGAAGGTATTGAAGCCAGCGAAGAAGACTTCAAGAAAGAATTAGAAAAGATGGCTGGTATGTACCAGATGGAAACAGAGCAGTTAGAAAAAATGGTACAGGGAAGCCAGAAGGAACAGATGATGGATGACATTGCTGTTCAGAAGGCAGTTGATTTCCTGATCAGTTCCAGCCAGGCAAAATAA